One window of Akkermansia biwaensis genomic DNA carries:
- a CDS encoding Amuc_1098 family type IV pilus outer membrane protein: MSTIQQIALALAVAGACPALAQDGAGAARRAAARMEEQAQASMLLLNQARQQYSEGKYQEALELYRKSLNTLPKAPNMETRRRFLETSIADASVAVSQEYIKVGRYDEASELLESALKTTPNHALAKRTLELLKDPIRTNPALTPQHAVDVEKVNGLLRLAFGYYELGQYDEALKEFNSVLLIDPYNTAARRGMEQVNRARTSYFSSARDETRGNALAEVSGLWERRPSVTEVPEEPESFSQPLENPVVSVDRKLGMIRLPRVQLEQATVEEAVDYLRNQSRVHDETAQTEAERGINISLDPGPPDSVTAKDIAAKKITLNLQNIPLREALQYVARASGLIFRTNAYGAELVTPSAGTSYMVSKTIPVPPGFFSGTDSSSGSDDLDPFASGDSGSSGMTLKRVDPQKMLAAMGLKLPAGSSVKYNAGNSTLFFHGTPRDLNFLEELVAAKSAAQPLQVIVSATFLEVNQADLEELGFNWIVNLNLDPNKWFMGGAGTNKNDYNNTVLDSAARVAGAASPAGVVGGLRSGNQVFTEDSIDGMIERGTSARSSDAVYTPGGAPSILTMRGMWSQADVTMIMRGLSQKKGTDIMQHPSVVVRPGEKATFFSGRELIYPTEYDPPEIPNSTGRDYNNDDYWGDDDDVGERIPIMPMTPAHPTAFETRQLGTIFNVEVTGISEDKSMVDLTVAPELVDFDGFINYGTPIFLPLVSQEKGKDEVTMTKASDNFILQPVFSKRSMTSSVRVITGNTLVIGALKKATSVQYEDKIPILGDIPWVGRLFRSQGSKEQRKAIIIMVKAEVVDPGGKELYTPNTPAPETPEGGAGLPALSAVE, translated from the coding sequence ATGTCTACCATTCAGCAGATTGCTCTGGCGCTTGCCGTTGCCGGAGCCTGTCCTGCCCTGGCGCAGGACGGCGCAGGCGCCGCCCGCCGTGCTGCTGCCCGGATGGAAGAACAGGCGCAGGCTTCCATGCTGCTTCTGAATCAGGCGCGTCAGCAATATTCCGAGGGCAAGTACCAGGAGGCTCTGGAACTTTACCGTAAAAGCCTGAATACCTTGCCCAAGGCTCCCAATATGGAGACCCGGCGGCGCTTTCTGGAAACCAGTATTGCGGATGCCAGCGTGGCCGTGAGCCAGGAATACATCAAGGTGGGACGTTATGACGAAGCCTCGGAACTGCTGGAATCCGCGCTGAAAACGACTCCGAACCATGCCTTGGCCAAGCGTACTCTGGAACTGCTCAAGGACCCGATCCGGACGAACCCCGCCCTGACTCCGCAGCATGCCGTGGACGTGGAAAAGGTCAATGGCCTCCTTCGCCTGGCATTCGGGTATTATGAGCTGGGACAGTACGACGAAGCTCTGAAGGAATTTAACTCCGTCCTTCTCATTGACCCCTACAATACGGCGGCGCGGCGCGGCATGGAGCAGGTGAACCGTGCGCGCACCAGCTATTTTTCCTCTGCGCGGGACGAAACCCGCGGGAACGCCCTGGCGGAGGTAAGCGGCCTCTGGGAACGCCGTCCTTCCGTTACGGAAGTTCCCGAGGAGCCGGAATCCTTTTCCCAGCCCCTGGAAAATCCCGTGGTGAGCGTGGACCGGAAGCTGGGCATGATCCGTTTGCCCAGGGTGCAGCTGGAGCAGGCTACGGTGGAGGAAGCCGTGGACTACCTCCGCAACCAGTCCCGGGTGCATGATGAAACGGCCCAGACCGAGGCCGAGAGGGGGATTAACATTTCCCTGGACCCCGGTCCTCCGGACAGCGTTACCGCCAAGGATATCGCCGCCAAGAAAATCACCCTGAATCTTCAAAACATTCCGTTGCGCGAAGCCCTGCAGTACGTAGCCCGCGCCTCCGGGCTGATTTTCCGCACGAACGCCTATGGCGCGGAACTCGTCACTCCATCCGCCGGAACATCCTACATGGTCTCCAAGACCATTCCCGTTCCTCCCGGTTTCTTCTCCGGGACGGATTCCTCATCAGGTTCGGACGATCTGGACCCGTTCGCTTCCGGTGATTCCGGTTCCTCCGGAATGACGCTGAAGCGGGTGGACCCGCAGAAGATGCTGGCCGCCATGGGGTTGAAATTGCCGGCCGGCAGCTCCGTGAAATACAACGCGGGCAACTCCACACTCTTTTTCCATGGAACTCCCAGGGACCTGAACTTCCTGGAAGAACTGGTGGCTGCCAAGTCGGCGGCTCAGCCCCTGCAAGTAATTGTAAGCGCCACGTTTCTGGAAGTCAACCAGGCGGATTTGGAAGAACTGGGATTCAACTGGATCGTGAACCTCAACCTTGACCCCAACAAATGGTTCATGGGCGGGGCAGGGACGAATAAGAACGATTATAACAATACCGTACTGGACAGTGCTGCCAGAGTGGCCGGGGCCGCATCTCCCGCAGGAGTAGTGGGCGGCCTGAGGTCAGGCAACCAGGTATTTACGGAAGACAGCATTGACGGGATGATCGAACGCGGCACTTCCGCCAGAAGTTCGGATGCCGTTTACACCCCCGGCGGAGCGCCGAGCATCCTGACCATGCGCGGCATGTGGAGCCAGGCGGACGTCACCATGATCATGCGGGGCCTGAGCCAGAAAAAAGGCACGGACATCATGCAGCATCCTTCCGTGGTAGTACGCCCCGGAGAAAAGGCAACCTTCTTCAGCGGCAGGGAACTGATTTACCCCACGGAATATGATCCGCCCGAAATTCCCAACAGCACCGGCAGGGACTACAACAATGACGACTATTGGGGCGACGATGACGACGTAGGCGAACGCATTCCCATCATGCCGATGACGCCCGCTCATCCTACGGCATTTGAAACCAGGCAGCTGGGTACCATATTCAATGTGGAGGTGACTGGCATCAGTGAGGACAAGTCCATGGTGGATCTTACGGTTGCTCCGGAACTCGTGGATTTTGACGGGTTCATCAACTATGGTACTCCCATTTTCCTGCCTCTGGTATCCCAGGAAAAAGGGAAGGATGAAGTAACCATGACCAAAGCGTCGGACAACTTCATTCTCCAGCCCGTATTTTCCAAGCGCAGCATGACCTCTTCCGTCCGCGTCATCACGGGCAATACCCTGGTGATCGGAGCCTTGAAAAAAGCTACCTCCGTCCAATATGAGGACAAAATTCCCATTTTGGGGGATATCCCCTGGGTAGGGCGCCTGTTCCGTTCCCAAGGGTCCAAGGAACAGCGCAAGGCCATCATCATCATGGTGAAGGCGGAAGTGGTGGATCCGGGAGGCAAGGAACTGTACAC
- a CDS encoding alpha-amylase family glycosyl hydrolase — protein sequence MRPVIYQLFVRHFSNMEMHGVDWGSREENGCGTFNGVTDKALREIARMGFTHIWLTGVLRHATQTAHPGLPAQPESIVKGLAGSPYAVLDYFDVDPDLGSVTELRMEEFKALVRRCRTVGLVPLMDFVPNHVSRAYLADWDGHDDFGEGDDHHTFFSPEQGYFYLTSNSPGDGPPLRLPDGLFEGEMTFGRVTGNNAVTWEPDRCDWYETVKLNYGYNFLAGLPALRLLPDWTSPKQKVPKTWRIMDDILSFWQGLGIGGFRCDMAQMIPMAFWKWAIARSRVRLPDVFFMAEAYNDHLKTTPGDPCTALLESGFNAVYDADCYHLAEHVYTRGNWANDFDRLFRSEPQYLTHGVRYVENHDEKRVCSPIAWGGTGRTILPAIMTLVYASSKGPVLVYNGQEVGERAEAPGGFGGHNGRTSIFDYTCLPQLQPWVAGGRFDASLLDEDSAELRDFHARLLPLLQHPALDRGDFYGLNWANMKNTTFGREPAEDTSGHWVYAMLRYHAHAHSTVLVVGNLSPTINFYNLRISIPQHAFNWCGIQTAKVRARNLMKKDGKDRFFDRSELMERGLPYPLKPGEVGVLELSGA from the coding sequence ATGCGTCCGGTCATCTATCAACTGTTTGTCCGCCACTTTTCCAACATGGAAATGCACGGAGTGGACTGGGGAAGTCGGGAGGAAAACGGCTGCGGCACATTTAACGGGGTAACGGACAAGGCTCTGCGGGAAATTGCCAGGATGGGCTTTACCCACATCTGGCTGACGGGCGTGCTGAGGCATGCCACGCAGACGGCCCACCCCGGGCTGCCCGCGCAGCCGGAATCCATCGTGAAAGGGCTGGCCGGCAGTCCTTATGCGGTTCTGGATTACTTTGATGTGGACCCTGACCTGGGGTCCGTTACGGAATTGAGGATGGAGGAATTCAAGGCCCTGGTCAGGCGGTGCCGGACCGTGGGACTGGTGCCTCTCATGGACTTTGTCCCCAACCATGTCTCCCGCGCCTACCTGGCGGACTGGGACGGCCATGACGACTTTGGAGAAGGGGACGACCACCATACCTTTTTTTCACCGGAGCAGGGATATTTCTACCTCACTTCCAACAGCCCCGGCGACGGCCCCCCCCTGCGCCTCCCGGACGGGCTGTTCGAAGGGGAGATGACTTTCGGCAGGGTGACGGGAAATAATGCGGTGACGTGGGAGCCGGACCGGTGCGACTGGTATGAAACGGTCAAGCTCAATTACGGCTATAACTTTCTGGCGGGGCTCCCGGCCCTGCGCCTGTTGCCGGACTGGACAAGTCCCAAGCAGAAGGTCCCCAAGACATGGAGAATCATGGACGATATTCTTTCATTCTGGCAGGGACTGGGCATTGGCGGGTTCCGGTGCGACATGGCCCAGATGATTCCCATGGCGTTCTGGAAATGGGCCATTGCCCGCTCCCGGGTGCGTCTGCCCGACGTGTTTTTCATGGCGGAAGCCTACAATGACCATCTGAAAACCACTCCGGGCGATCCCTGTACCGCCCTGCTGGAATCCGGATTCAATGCCGTCTATGACGCCGATTGCTACCATCTGGCGGAACATGTCTATACGCGGGGGAACTGGGCCAACGATTTTGACCGCCTCTTCCGGAGTGAGCCCCAGTATTTGACCCACGGCGTCCGTTATGTGGAAAACCACGATGAAAAGCGTGTCTGCTCGCCGATAGCATGGGGCGGGACGGGGCGCACTATTCTGCCGGCCATCATGACGCTCGTGTATGCCTCCAGCAAGGGCCCCGTGCTGGTGTACAACGGGCAGGAGGTGGGGGAACGCGCGGAAGCTCCGGGCGGCTTTGGCGGCCATAACGGCCGGACCAGCATCTTTGACTATACCTGCCTGCCGCAGTTGCAGCCCTGGGTGGCCGGCGGCAGGTTTGACGCCTCCCTGCTGGACGAGGATTCCGCGGAATTGAGGGACTTTCACGCGCGCCTGCTGCCCCTCCTCCAGCATCCCGCACTGGACCGCGGGGATTTTTATGGCCTGAACTGGGCCAATATGAAAAACACCACCTTCGGCAGGGAACCGGCGGAAGACACTTCCGGACACTGGGTGTATGCCATGCTCAGGTACCATGCCCATGCCCATTCCACGGTGCTGGTGGTGGGAAATCTTTCTCCGACCATCAATTTCTATAACCTCCGCATCTCCATTCCCCAGCATGCGTTCAACTGGTGCGGCATCCAGACGGCGAAAGTGCGCGCCAGAAACCTGATGAAGAAAGATGGGAAAGACAGGTTTTTTGACAGGAGCGAACTGATGGAGAGGGGACTTCCCTATCCTCTGAAACCGGGAGAAGTAGGCGTTTTGGAACTGTCCGGAGCATAG
- a CDS encoding CCA tRNA nucleotidyltransferase translates to MARSLARAGHLVYFAGGCVRDRLMGYPVKDIDIATSARPDEVLRLFPGSWEVGAAFGVVLVLHKGFCFEVATFRKDGNYSDGRRPDAVYFTDAREDARRRDFTMNGLFEEPFSDPPGGIVDYVDGVADIEAGILRAIGNPDCRFEEDSLRLMRAVRFAVTREVAMEAETYASVCRNSGLLARIAPERIREELDRILLAPRRRAGVEMLVETGLMKHIIPEVYAMVDCGQPPQWHPEGDVYTHTLMMLEALGTDGGPVSLELALAVLLHDIGKPACREVDETGRIRFSGHDKEGAALARVILRRLKYSNAVVDAVADMVERHMRFMHVRQMKKSTLRMFMNSPFFRDELELHRLDCLSSNGLMDNWQFVRDARESYRQEPLVPPPLVTGRDLMALGFSPGPDFKKWLSHIQELQLEGTLRNRREALLRLGQIAPVDQNTLAEYLEKLAL, encoded by the coding sequence GTGGCGCGGTCATTGGCCCGGGCTGGGCACCTGGTGTATTTTGCCGGGGGATGCGTTCGGGACCGGCTGATGGGGTATCCCGTGAAGGATATAGACATTGCCACTTCCGCCCGGCCTGACGAAGTCTTGCGCCTTTTTCCCGGTTCATGGGAGGTGGGTGCCGCCTTCGGCGTAGTGCTGGTTCTTCACAAGGGTTTCTGCTTTGAGGTGGCCACGTTCAGAAAGGACGGAAATTACAGCGACGGCCGCCGACCGGACGCCGTCTATTTTACGGATGCGCGTGAAGACGCCCGGCGCCGTGACTTCACGATGAACGGCCTGTTTGAAGAACCTTTTTCCGACCCTCCCGGCGGCATCGTGGATTATGTGGATGGCGTGGCGGACATTGAGGCGGGAATTCTGCGGGCGATCGGGAATCCGGACTGCCGCTTTGAGGAAGATTCCCTGCGCCTGATGCGGGCGGTCCGCTTTGCCGTCACCCGGGAAGTGGCCATGGAAGCGGAAACGTACGCTTCCGTTTGCAGGAACTCCGGCCTGCTGGCCCGGATAGCCCCGGAGCGCATCCGGGAGGAGCTGGACAGGATACTGCTGGCTCCGCGCAGGAGGGCAGGGGTGGAAATGCTGGTGGAAACGGGACTCATGAAACACATCATCCCGGAAGTGTATGCAATGGTGGATTGTGGGCAGCCCCCCCAGTGGCACCCGGAAGGGGATGTGTACACACATACCCTGATGATGCTGGAAGCGCTGGGGACGGACGGAGGTCCCGTTTCCCTGGAACTGGCCCTGGCCGTGCTGCTGCATGACATCGGCAAACCCGCCTGCCGGGAGGTGGATGAAACGGGAAGAATCCGTTTTTCCGGTCATGACAAGGAAGGTGCTGCGCTGGCCCGTGTCATTTTGCGGAGGCTGAAATACTCCAATGCCGTGGTGGATGCCGTGGCGGACATGGTGGAGCGCCACATGCGCTTCATGCATGTCCGGCAGATGAAGAAATCCACCCTGAGAATGTTCATGAATTCCCCCTTCTTCCGGGACGAACTGGAGCTGCACCGGCTGGATTGCCTTTCCTCCAATGGATTGATGGATAATTGGCAATTCGTCCGGGACGCCAGGGAATCCTACCGGCAGGAACCCCTGGTGCCGCCTCCCCTGGTGACCGGGCGCGACCTGATGGCTCTGGGATTTTCTCCGGGACCGGATTTCAAAAAATGGCTTTCCCATATCCAGGAACTTCAACTGGAAGGCACGCTGCGGAACAGGAGGGAGGCCTTGCTGCGGCTGGGCCAAATTGCCCCGGTGGATCAGAATACACTTGCAGAGTACCTGGAAAAACTAGCATTATAA
- a CDS encoding TlpA family protein disulfide reductase gives MKRVLCVIAGTCGLLGWASADEIGMKNVLSVWNSRQADWESAFKIAETDAKRAELLKSQPDAVSAARDLWRQVGRDLSKPYALPAIVWFLDHPQALEKAFPNGDAARKIVLNCLNALENNMVMEKGAGQAAHALSNSRDLRCRTILEKIKDMNQFPEDQGLASLGLAMVMKESSGMQQDDSRLVAARGRLLKDAIIKCYDAKFGPVPVQDLVKEELYEILNLNIGQTGPKIKLPSSATGTWVEIPSGDKPVLLVFWDPRDAMSVKFLEKAASLRKEFPGMTVMPIAPVSEEGVKKALLNLNLDIPSLVDAQAVAFKDYRVAHTPRVYLLDPKGKILMRGTPDMLFDANLYAAMNTFGEKADEKAPQAPPAAPASVIPERINSPDTRVPASRPVPASRQLVRPAAPAAPPVSAPPLRPIPE, from the coding sequence ATGAAGAGAGTGCTTTGCGTGATCGCCGGTACATGCGGTTTGCTCGGATGGGCTTCTGCGGACGAGATAGGCATGAAGAATGTCCTGTCCGTCTGGAACAGCAGGCAGGCGGACTGGGAATCTGCGTTCAAGATAGCTGAGACGGACGCGAAAAGGGCGGAACTGCTGAAAAGCCAGCCGGACGCCGTGTCCGCAGCCAGGGACTTGTGGAGGCAGGTGGGTCGCGATCTCTCCAAGCCTTATGCCCTTCCGGCCATTGTCTGGTTCCTGGACCATCCGCAGGCCCTTGAGAAAGCATTTCCCAACGGAGATGCTGCCAGGAAAATCGTCTTGAACTGCCTGAATGCCCTGGAAAACAACATGGTGATGGAAAAGGGAGCGGGACAGGCGGCTCACGCGCTGAGCAATTCGCGCGATTTGCGCTGCCGCACTATCCTGGAAAAGATCAAGGATATGAACCAGTTCCCGGAAGATCAGGGGCTGGCTTCCCTGGGGCTGGCGATGGTCATGAAGGAAAGTTCCGGGATGCAGCAGGATGACTCCCGCCTTGTCGCCGCCAGAGGCAGGCTTTTGAAGGACGCCATCATCAAGTGCTACGATGCCAAATTCGGCCCCGTTCCCGTCCAGGACCTGGTCAAGGAGGAACTGTATGAAATCCTCAATCTCAACATCGGCCAGACGGGGCCTAAAATCAAATTGCCTTCCTCCGCTACCGGAACCTGGGTGGAAATTCCCTCCGGAGACAAGCCCGTTCTGCTGGTTTTCTGGGACCCCCGGGATGCCATGTCCGTCAAGTTTTTGGAAAAGGCGGCCTCCCTGCGCAAGGAATTTCCGGGGATGACGGTGATGCCCATAGCTCCGGTTTCCGAAGAAGGGGTGAAAAAGGCCCTGCTGAATTTGAATCTGGACATACCCTCCCTGGTGGACGCCCAGGCGGTTGCATTCAAGGATTACCGCGTGGCCCATACTCCCCGGGTATATCTGTTGGACCCCAAGGGGAAGATTTTGATGCGGGGCACCCCGGATATGCTGTTTGACGCCAATCTTTATGCCGCCATGAACACATTCGGAGAAAAGGCGGATGAAAAAGCTCCCCAGGCTCCTCCGGCCGCACCTGCCTCCGTGATCCCGGAAAGAATCAATTCACCGGATACGCGTGTTCCCGCGTCCCGTCCGGTCCCGGCTTCACGGCAGCTCGTCCGTCCGGCGGCTCCGGCGGCGCCTCCCGTATCCGCTCCCCCTCTGCGTCCCATTCCGGAATAG
- a CDS encoding inorganic phosphate transporter, whose product MDSIYWIIIVALLLLAAFDLINGVANDAVNFLNSAIGSKAAPVRAILAVASIGVLVGACFSGGMMEVARNGIFHPNMFSYHEVMLLFLGVMISEVILLDTFNTFGLPTSTTVSLVFGILGAAVATALFKISKLHMTETVWDFINTDKAFEIVTGILLSVAIAFTVGTIVMWISRLAFTFKYQSRFKWFGCFWCGIAMTAIAYFAVFKGLKESTLLDRGMIAYIDQNLGLAVLVAFAGFSLLMFLLQHLFMTNILRLTVLAGTFSLALAFAGNDLVNFIGVFMGGLDSFQYARGVVADGGSTASITAMECLMPGKGGPVNHYILFAAGCMMIFALWFSKKAKTVIATGVELSRQGEGGIERFGSVPPARAIVRSAIALGRGVKKLIPARMLVRMNHQWDPAPQPLNPKDRVAFDLIRATVNLTVASLLIAWATGKQLPLSTTYVTFMVAMGSSLADKAWGRESAVYRVTGVLTVISGWFMTGLAAFTLAAIMATVLHYGQVYAIFGLLALVAVILVKSTVMHRKRENKLSTERFDQITEENILDVCSHQIVDSTLKLREIYNDTVENFFQGDRKALKEMSEAAERLALTSSEHHKYDILPILYKMQSRSLDMGYHFVQALEHLNEATQSLAQFSESIFTYVDNNHTPFTIDQVGDLREVHTALMKLLDEYCKMLQTGTYTQFDYTMVAQEQLLQLVAKATKRQIKRTQRNQTRTRSSLLYLNMLNEMRFMAVQVRALTNDERNFVAA is encoded by the coding sequence ATGGACTCAATTTACTGGATTATTATCGTAGCCCTGCTGCTTCTGGCGGCGTTTGACTTGATCAATGGCGTCGCGAATGACGCCGTCAACTTCCTCAACTCCGCCATCGGTTCCAAGGCCGCCCCCGTCCGGGCGATTCTTGCCGTGGCCTCCATCGGCGTCCTGGTGGGCGCGTGTTTTTCCGGGGGCATGATGGAAGTGGCCCGTAACGGCATCTTCCATCCCAACATGTTCAGCTACCATGAAGTGATGCTGCTGTTCCTGGGGGTGATGATCAGCGAGGTGATTCTTCTGGACACCTTCAATACATTCGGCCTGCCCACCTCCACCACGGTTTCCCTGGTATTCGGCATTCTCGGCGCTGCCGTGGCCACGGCCCTTTTCAAAATTTCCAAGCTCCATATGACGGAAACGGTGTGGGACTTCATCAACACGGACAAGGCGTTTGAAATCGTCACCGGCATTCTTCTCTCCGTAGCCATCGCCTTCACGGTGGGTACCATCGTCATGTGGATTTCCCGCCTGGCGTTCACATTCAAATACCAGTCCCGCTTCAAATGGTTCGGCTGCTTCTGGTGCGGCATTGCCATGACGGCCATCGCCTACTTTGCGGTATTCAAGGGATTGAAGGAATCCACCCTGCTGGACCGCGGCATGATTGCCTACATTGACCAGAATCTGGGGCTGGCGGTCCTGGTCGCCTTCGCAGGCTTCTCCCTGCTCATGTTCCTGCTTCAGCACCTGTTCATGACCAATATCCTGCGCCTGACCGTCCTGGCGGGAACCTTTTCCCTGGCCCTGGCGTTTGCGGGCAATGACCTGGTCAACTTCATCGGCGTTTTCATGGGCGGCCTGGACTCCTTCCAGTACGCCCGGGGCGTGGTGGCGGACGGCGGAAGTACGGCCTCCATCACTGCCATGGAATGCCTGATGCCCGGCAAGGGCGGTCCCGTGAACCATTACATTCTCTTTGCGGCGGGCTGCATGATGATCTTTGCGCTGTGGTTCTCCAAAAAGGCCAAGACGGTCATCGCCACCGGCGTGGAACTCTCCCGGCAGGGGGAGGGCGGCATTGAGCGCTTCGGTTCCGTGCCTCCGGCCCGCGCCATCGTGCGCAGCGCCATTGCCCTGGGGCGCGGTGTGAAAAAACTTATTCCCGCCCGCATGCTGGTGCGCATGAACCACCAGTGGGACCCCGCTCCCCAGCCCCTGAATCCCAAGGACCGCGTCGCGTTTGACCTGATCCGCGCCACCGTGAACCTGACCGTGGCTTCCCTGCTGATCGCCTGGGCCACCGGCAAGCAGCTTCCGCTCTCCACCACGTATGTGACGTTCATGGTAGCCATGGGTTCCTCTCTGGCGGACAAGGCATGGGGAAGGGAAAGCGCCGTTTACCGGGTTACCGGCGTGCTTACGGTCATTTCCGGCTGGTTCATGACGGGCCTGGCCGCCTTCACGCTGGCCGCCATCATGGCTACGGTGCTGCATTACGGCCAGGTATATGCCATCTTCGGCCTGCTGGCGCTGGTGGCCGTCATTCTGGTGAAATCTACCGTCATGCACCGCAAGCGGGAAAACAAGCTTTCCACCGAACGGTTCGACCAGATCACGGAGGAAAACATTCTGGACGTGTGCAGCCACCAGATCGTGGACAGCACGCTCAAGCTCCGGGAAATATACAACGACACCGTGGAAAACTTCTTCCAGGGAGACCGCAAGGCGCTCAAGGAAATGTCGGAAGCCGCGGAACGCCTGGCCCTCACCAGCAGCGAGCACCACAAGTACGACATCCTTCCCATCCTTTACAAGATGCAGTCCCGTTCCCTGGACATGGGCTATCACTTTGTCCAGGCGCTGGAACATTTGAATGAAGCCACGCAGAGCCTGGCCCAGTTCTCCGAATCCATCTTTACCTATGTGGACAACAACCATACGCCTTTTACCATTGACCAGGTGGGCGACTTGAGGGAAGTCCACACGGCCCTGATGAAACTGCTGGACGAATACTGCAAAATGCTCCAGACGGGAACCTACACCCAGTTCGACTACACGATGGTGGCGCAGGAGCAACTGCTCCAGCTTGTGGCCAAGGCCACCAAGCGTCAGATCAAGAGAACCCAGCGCAACCAGACGCGCACGCGTTCCTCCCTGCTTTATCTGAACATGCTCAATGAAATGAGATTCATGGCTGTCCAGGTGCGCGCCCTGACGAATGATGAAAGAAATTTTGTGGCGGCGTAA